The following are from one region of the Juglans regia cultivar Chandler chromosome 10, Walnut 2.0, whole genome shotgun sequence genome:
- the LOC108998815 gene encoding ethylene-responsive transcription factor ERF039-like, with the protein MSTIEEEPEPTHQFKPTSRFDSDLSSSRGSNDKKPIRQRRTDTRFRGVRKRSWGRYVSEIRLPRQKTRIWLGSFGSPEMAARAYDSAAFFLKGNSACLNFPDLAEWLPRPESCSRRDIQSAAAKAALFKVADDPPSMMTQAEPEISGSEDFWCEFDIDVDFDLGTTPFVEVKEAPLLTPLLGFDDAAIEESLITSYGR; encoded by the coding sequence ATGTCAACCATTGAAGAAGAACCAGAACCTACTCATCAGTTCAAACCAACCAGCCGCTTCGATTCCGATTTGTCCTCCTCACGGGGCTCCAACGACAAGAAGCCAATTCGACAACGCCGAACGGACACCCGGTTTCGTGGGGTCCGTAAAAGGAGCTGGGGCCGCTACGTCTCGGAGATACGGTTGCCCCGACAAAAGACCCGTATCTGGCTAGGGTCCTTCGGCTCACCGGAGATGGCAGCTAGAGCTTACGACTCGGCCGCCTTCTTCTTGAAAGGAAACTCGGCGTGTCTGAACTTCCCGGACTTGGCAGAATGGTTGCCTCGGCCCGAATCGTGTTCGAGAAGAGATATACAATCGGCGGCCGCTAAAGCGGCTCTTTTTAAGGTTGCGGACGATCCTCCTAGTATGATGACCCAAGCTGAACCAGAAATCTCGGGTTCAGAAGACTTTTGGTGCGAGTTTGATATTGATGTTGATTTTGACTTGGGTACGACGCCGTTTGTAGAAGTGAAAGAAGCTCCTCTGCTAACTCCACTACTGGGGTTTGACGACGCAGCCATTGAAGAGTCGTTAATTACAAGTTATGGACGATGA
- the LOC108998861 gene encoding DNA repair RAD52-like protein 1, mitochondrial, which yields MAFSICRGKSALPFGSSSSSPLKSLLLVFLRSQSPCKHRSWSSSSSRSSSSFSNEAAETDDDVVAAGSSGISRPLSEILKELNKKVPESVVKTRLEDGFAMKYIPWHIVNRIMNLHAPEWSGEVRSITYSADGKTVSVVYRVTLYGTDAELYRESTGTASVADTNYGDPIQKAEAMAFRRACARFGLGLHLYHEDMS from the exons ATGGCATTTTCTATTTGTAGGGGAAAATCAGCACTTCCCTTTggttcttcctcttcttctccgTTGAAATCACTTCTGCTGGTGTTCTTACGATCACAAAGTCCTTGCAAACATCGCTCATGGTCCAGTTCCAGTTCGAGGTCCTCGTCTTCTTTTTCTAATGAAGCGGCGGAAACGGACGACGACGTCGTAGCGGCTGGGAGTTCGGGAATCAGCAGGCCGCTCTCTGAAATCCTCAAAGAACTGAACAAGAAAGTCCCTGAATCCGTCGTCAAAACGCGCTTGGAAGATGGCTTCGCCATGAAATACATTCCCTG GCATATTGTGAATCGTATAATGAATTTGCATGCTCCGG AATGGTCGGGCGAGGTCCGAAGCATTACGTATTCAGCGGACGGCAAGACTGTTTCTGTTGTTTACCGTGTGACTCTCTATGGGACTGATGCTGAG TTATATAGGGAGTCGACGGGAACTGCTTCGGTAGCTGACACAAATTATGGGGATCCTATTCAGAAGGCAGAAGCAATGGCATTTCGTCGAGCTTGTGCACGCTTTGGGCTTGGACTTCATCTTTACCATGAGGATATGTCGTAA